In Geotalea uraniireducens, the genomic window TGCCCCGGCCACTACGTTTGCCCACCTTGACGCAACGACCGTTCTTTCCCGGCAGATTGCCGAGCTCGGCATCTATCCGGCCGTTGACCCGCTCGACTCGACTTCCCGGATCCTCGATCCGCAGGTCGTCGGCGATGAGCATTACAAGGTCGCCCGTGAAGTGCAGTACGTCCTGCAGCGCTATAAAGACCTGCAGGACATCATCGCGATTCTCGGGATGGACGAACTTTCCGAGGAAGATAAGCAGGTCGTTGCCCGGGCCCGGAAGATTCAGCGCTTCCTGTCCCAGCCGTTCCATGTTGCCGAGGCATTTACCGGTACCCCCGGGGTTTATGTCGAGCTGAAGGACACCATTAAAGGGTTCAAGGAAATCGTTGAAGGCAAACATGACGATATCCCCGAGCAGGCGTTCTACATGGTCGGGACGATCGAAGAAGCCATTGAGAAGGCCCAGCGGCTTGCCGCTTAATTGACGTTATCAGATCGCCGGAGAAGACGCGCCGCTGAGCGGCGCTACTCCAGCGGAGGATTATAGATGGCAGAAAAAATTACATTCGAACTGGTTACGCCTTATCGGAAGGTGTTGACCGAAGAGGTCGACGAAATCACCGCTATCGGCTCGCTGGGCGAATTCAGCGTGCTGCCGGGTCATGCACCGTTCCTGACTGCACTGAAAATCGGCGAGCTGTCGTACAAGCAGAACGGCGGTTCCAGTTACCTGGCAGTTAACTGGGGCTACTTCGAGATCAAGGACGATAAGGCTGTTGTGCTGGTGGAAACCGCCGAACGGGCCGACGAAATTGACCTTGAACGGGCCCAGGCCGCGCTTGGCCGTGCGGAAACCGCGCTGAAAACCCTTTCTGCAGAGGACAAGAAGTACCGGGTCATGGAGGCAGCCCTGGAGCGGGCGGCAATCCGGATGCAGGTTGCGGCAAAATCAGCCAGGAAATAACGTATAAATCGATTAGCTGAATTAAGAGCGGCCCGTGCCGCTCTTTTTTTTTAGGCCAACGTAGGGTATAACAACGGCAATGACAATGGAGAAACCGCTCATAGCCCTTACCATGGGCGACCCGACAGGTATCGGCCCGGAGATCATTGCGCAGACGGTTGCCGAGCCGGCAGTGGCCGCCGTCTGTCGACCGGTCGTTTTTGGCGACAATGGAGCCATTGCACGAGCGAATTCACTTGTTGGCGCCGGCCGGGAGTTCGCTACGGTATCCTCTGTCAATGAAGCCGCATCGCTAACCGGTCCGGCGGTGCCGCTCATACCTCTTACGACCCTGGCCGACGTGGATATGGCATATGGACAGCCGACCGCTGCGTCCGGAGACGCCATGTACCGCTATATCGTCGAGGCGGCCCGCCATTGTCTGACTGGCGAGGTCGACGGAATGGCGACGGCGCCGATCAACAAAGAGGCAATGAATCGGGCAGGCCATAGTTACCCCGGGCATACCGAGTTGCTGGCGGAACTGACCGGCAGCGACGAATACGTGATGATGCTGGCCGGAGAGCGTCTCCGGGTGGCGCTGGTTACGATCCATGTCTCCCTGCGAGACGTTCCGTCCCTGCTCTCCATTGAGAAGGTCGTGCAGACGATCCGCATCGTCAACCGGGATGTTGGTCGCTACTTCTGTTGCCGTCCGCGCATCGCCGTGCTGGCGCTCAACCCCCACTGCGGCGAAGGGGGGATGTTCGGTGACGAAGAGGAAAAGATCATTGCTCCGGCAGTGAAGCTAGCTCGGCTGGCAGGGATCGAGGCAACCGGCCCGCTCTCGGCGGACACCCTGTTTCATTTCGCCGTCCAGGGTGAATATGACGCTGTGGTGTGCATGTATCATGACCAGGGGTTGATCCCGTTGAAGCTCCTCCATTTCGACGATGCTGTCAACGTAACGCTTGGTTTGCCGATTATCCGTACTTCGGTGGATCACGGAACAGCCTACGATCTAGCCGGAACGGGGCGGGCATCGGCAAAGAGCATGATTGCGGCGGTAAGGATGGCAGCGGCAATGGCCGTTATGCGTAATACTGGCGTGGCAGTCTAAGCGACGCCATGCGACCGGGAAGGGCGGCTGTGACAGGTGCCCTTCCGTTGTTGTGAGAGAGAACCGATGAAGAAAAAGAAAATCGTCCTGGCAATCTTGGGAATCATATTACTCTATGTGGGGTACATCGGCGTCTCGATTATGAATCTGCCGTCGGTGGAGGTGTTGAAGAACCGCCGGATGAATATGACAATCCAGGTCAAGGACTGGCACAACAACTATCACTCCTTTGTCGTTGGCCCGAAAAACCGCTACTGGACAGCTTCGGCAAGCATCCCCGCCGAGATGAAATGGGCGGTGATTGTTGCCGAAGATGCCAATTTTTACAAACATGAGGGGATTGACGTCAAGGCGATCAAGAACGCCATCAAGTACGATCTGGAGAAAAAGAGCTTTGCTCGGGGGGCCTCAACGATTACCCAGCAGGTAGCAAAAAACCTCTTTCTCTCCCGGGAGAAAACGATCAGCCGGAAAATCGAGGAAGTGATTCTGGCAAAACGGATGGAGCAGGAGCTGACAAAGGGAAGAATCATCGAGCTCTATCTCAATGTCGTTGAGCTGGGACCGATGATCTACGGGATCGGGCACGGCGCCCATTACTATTTTGGTAAGTCGGCGGCGGCTCTCACCCCGCGGGAATGTGCCTTCCTGGCGGCGATGCTCCCCGGACCGCGGCAGGCCTACAACCCGTATAAGCACCTCGACAAGGTGCTGAAGCGGTCGGAAATGATCCTGCGGCTGCTGCGCAGCAAAGGGGCGCTGTCCGAAGACGAATACCGCCAAGCCCTGGCGGAATCACCCAATATCAGCGGCATGCAGCGCAAGGTCGACGAGAGTATCAAACAGCAGGAGGTGCCGTTTACTCCTCTCTCGTCGGCGACTGTACCTGGTCAGCCGGCGGCCAGCGAGGCACCTGCCGCCGGGGCCGGTAACTCCGAGCAGCGCGAAACGCCGCCGCAAAACAGCGCAACGGAGCCGCCGGCTGGTGAAAATGTGCCGGCTGGCGCTGCCGCCCCGCCAACCGAGCAGGCACCGCGGTAAAAGCTACACTGCAAAGCCGGCACTGCCTCGTGAAGGCAGGGCTATACCCGGAATCGCTCGATATCCGGGTCCGAAAAGGTATTGTCCACTACCAGCTGCCGTTCATGGCCGTCAATAGCCACGCTGACCGAGCAGGATTGCCCCGGCTCCGCCTTGGTGTAGCGGAGGAGGAGCCGGACGGCCGTTTCCAGCAGTTCTTCGCTGAGAATCCCCATTACCACTGCAGTCGGGCTGCTTCCCTCCATCCAGCGAATGGCGGCTTCACCCTGCTGCATAGCCTGGCCGAGCAAGTTGTTTTCGGCCTCATTGCGGCCGACAAGGACCTTGGTACGTTCCCCGACCCGGAAATGGCGCCCTACTTTCAGCAGGCGAAAATCGCGGAGATTGAGCTCATCCGAATGGTCGAAGACATCCCGGACCTTGGAGACGAAAGAAACTTCCGTCAACAGGCAACCGCCGGCAGGGCAGGGATAGTTCTTGACGTCCAGGTCTTCGGCTAACTGCATCTGGACCTTGCGGGAACGCCCCTGGATGGCCAGTAGTTTTTCCCGGTCGACCCAGCCGTTCTGCTCGGGGATGGTCGGCGCGAAATGCTGTGCCGAAAGAGGCCGGAGCAGCAAACCTTCCAAGCCGCTCTCGCGCTCGATAACCCGGAGAGTGTCGCGGCGCTGGCTCATCGGCCGCTGGCCAAGCACTTCACCGGTAATAACGAAGTCCGCTCCGGAGGTGGCCATGTATTCCCGGGCCTTGCGTAGCAGGAAGATCCGGCAATCGATGCAGGGGTTCATCCCTTTGCCGTGGCCATGCCGTGGGTTGCGTACCACTTCCAGGTAATCGACGCCCTTGTGCATGACTTTGATCGGGATGCCAAACTCTTCGGCAACCCTGACTGCCTCAGATTTGCAGCCGGCGTTTTTGCCGGTGCAGGTACAGAAGGGGGAGGTGAAATTGAGGGCCTCGACGTCGATACCCTGCTCAAGCATTACTTTGACCGCAAGGGTAGAGTCGAGTCCTCCGGAAAGGAGGGCCAGCGCTTTTTTCTTCATGGTTTCTCCTGGGGCGCCATCACGGGCGGAAGAACGGTAAGCTCCCGGTACGGGGCCGAAATATCCGTCAGGCTAGCACAGGGCGGCAAGAAATGTAAAGAGGCGAGACAAAAACAAAATTGTGCTCAAGTACCGGGGTATCCGGCCGATGGGAAGTAAAGGGAGGGGAATAATGGACAGTATCGTCAAGGAAGGGTCGCTCGGTTCCATCCTGTTCAAGTGTCAGATCATCAGCGAGGAAGATATTGCTGCCGCCCTTGCAGAACAGGAGCAGACCGGCTGCCGGTTCGGTGAGGCGCTGGTCACTCTTGGTATCGTCACCCAGGAAGATATCGACTGGGCACTGTCGAATCAGCTCAATATCCCCTATGTGCGCCTCAAACCGCCCATGTTCGATCAACAGGCGGTCGCCTTGGTGTCGGCGACACTGGCGAGACAGCATAATCTGATTCCGCTGATCCGCGCTGGCGATGAGCTGAGTATCGCTATTGCCGATCCCCTCAACCTGACTGCCGTTACCGAAGTTGAACGGATCACCGGTTGTTCGGTTACGGTTTCCGTGGCGCTGATCCGTGAAATTCGGGAAATGCAGGAGCTGTTCTACGGCGCGGCCGATTCGACAGTATCGCTCGGTTTTGCTTCGGCCAATTTTCCGCCGCAGGCCATTGCCGCAATCAATGAAGACTTGAGCGGCGGTAAGTTACTCGATTATCTGCTCCTCTTTATCCTGCAACAGAAGCTTGCTTCACTGTCGCTGCAACCGCTCGGGGAAACCGTCATCGTCGTCGGGCGCCGGGGCGGGGTAACGCGTGAGATCGGTCGGCTGGCGGCCGCCTACTATCCAGAAGTTGTCCAGCGGACCAGGAAGCTGGCCCGTCTGGGAGAAGTCGAGCTCACCGGCCGGGGTGAACTCGCCTTTGCCTGGAAAGGGAAAAATATCCCGTTTCAGGTGGCGTCGCTCCGGAGTGAAGCTGGTGAGCATCTGACGTTCAGAATGCACGTTGCCGCACCATTCCCCGGCTCGGTGGCCGATCTTGGCCTGTCGGCAGAGAAACTCGGACAGTTTGGGGATCTTGCGGCGCTCAACCGAGGTCTGCTCCTTGTCGCGGCGCGCGAACGGGAAATCCGGCAGATGGTGATCAATCTCTATCTGCAGGAGTGTGATACGACAGGTAAAACGGTGATGGTTCTTGGCGAAGGGACCAATCCCGGGGAAAAACGTTTTCCGCGGGTTGCCGTCCCCCGGCATTCCGAGCTCGGAGCGTTGATCCCCGGGGTGCTGGATCACGATCCCGATATTCTGGCCATTGAAGATGTTGCAGACGGTCACGGCTTCGCGGCGGCCTGCCGGGCGGCGCTTCGCGGCAAGCTGGTCGTCGCCGGCGTAGGTTTTGCCGATCTTGCCGGTACGTTCAAGCATCTGCTCACTTTTCGTGACAAGCTGCAGATGATTCCGCTACAGCCGAAGGGGATCATCGTCTGCCGGGGAGTCCGTACTCTCTGTCCTGACTGCCGGGAGCAGGGGCCGCCCTCGGCCGAAGAGCTTGCCGGGCTGGCGGCGGAGCTTCATGTTCCGGTCGGTTGTCGGCCGGTCGGTTGCGCTTCGTGCGACCAGACTGGTTATCGAGGCAAACGATATCTGTTGGAGATGCTCGTTTTCGACGAGGAGATGAGGAAACGTTTCGCCTCGGCCCGCGACGACCGGGAGGTTCTCGACTATCTGCGCGGCAAGGGGTGGTCCGGTATTGTCGAGGAAGGGAAGACGCTGGTAGTTGAAGGAGAGATATCCATCGAGGATTATCAAACCTCGATCTTGACCTGATGGAGATGGCACATGGCACGGATTGATGCACTTTTCAAGATGATGAAGGAACAGGGGGCGTCCGACCTACATCTGTCGACCGGGGCGCCGCCAATTTTCCGGCTCCATGGCGAGATGGTCCGGCAGAATTTCAAGGCGCTGACCCATGATGAGCTGAGGGGGATTCTGTTCGAAATCCTGTCGGCCAAGCAGCAGGAGGAATTCGACGCGAGGCACGACCTCGACTTCGCTTACGCAATTCCGGGGCTGGCCCGCTTCCGGGGGAATTATATGATGCAGCACCGGGGGATCGCCGCCGTCTTCCGGATTATCCCGAGCAAAATCCTGTCGGCCGATGATCTGAGCCTGCCTGAAGGGGTACGGAAGATGACCCAGTTCAAAAAAGGGCTGGTGCTGGTGACGGGGCCGACCGGTTCGGGGAAATCGACGACCTTGGCGGCCATGATTGATCTGATCAATTCCACCCGCCAGGAGCATATCCTCACCCTGGAGGACCCGCTCGAATTCATTCATGAAAACAAACTTTCGCTGCTTAATCAGCGGCAGATCGGCGAGCACTCGGACAGCTTTACCAACGCGCTGCGGGCGGCGTTGCGCGAAGACCCCGACGTTATCCTGGTTGGGGAGATGCGGGACCTGGAGACGATTAGCCTCGCCATGAGCGCTGCCGAAACGGGCCACTTGGTCTTCGGCACGCTGCATACCAATTCGGCGGCCAAGACCATTGACCGAATTATCGATGTCTTTCCGAAAGATGGCCAGGAACAGGTGCGGGCCATGCTTTCCGAATCGCTCAAGGGGGTAGTGTGCCAGCAATTATTGAAGACCGCCGACGGGAAAGGGCGGGTGGCTGCCCTGGAAATCATGCTCGGCACGCCGGCCATCGCCAACCTGATCCGGGAGGGGAAAACCTTTCAGATTCCGTCGATCATCCAGACCGCCAAGCGGGACGGCATGCAGCTGATGGATCAGCACCTGCTCGATCTGTTAAAGATGAAGCGGGTTGCTGCGGAGGAGGCGTACCGCTGTGCCCAGGACAAGAAACAGTTCGAGCAGTACCTGGATAAAGCGTAACGAAGCGAGCGGAGAGGTGAAAAAGAAAAGGGGCCTGCACGAGGCCCCTTTTTTTGTCTTTATGGTCGGGATGACTGGATTTGAACCAGCGGCCCCCTGCTCCCGAAGCAGGTGCGCTACCAGGCTGCGCTACATCCCGACTCGGACTCTTATAGCGGTTTCCCTTTCTTTTGTCAACAGTTTAACCGGCTGCCGACCAAGAAAAGGGTTGTCAGTCGCGGGTGGAACGTGCTAGAAAATTAGATTCAGCGCGGACTTTTGCCCAATGAAGGGGGCCATGGCGTACCGGGACTTGCACGATTTCCTGGCAGAGTTGCACCGGCTTGGTGCTCTGCATCGCGTCGGGGCGGAGGTTGACCCACACCTCGAGATTGCCGCCATCACCGACCGGGTGACCAAAGCTCCCGCGGGAGGGCCGGCGCTGCTGTTCGAGAAGGTGCGGGGGGGTGCGATTCCGGTCGCCACCAATCTGTTCGGCTCGCCGCAACGAATGGCCGTGGCGTTGGGGCTGACAACGCTCGACGAGTTGCAGCAGCGGATGGACGAACTGCTGGCGCTGACGCCAGGGGGGGCAGATACGGCAAGCCGTGCGGAGTTGCCCCGCCAGGAAGAGCTTGCCGAATTTGCTCCGGTAACCGTCGAGACAGGACGCTGCAGGGATATCGTCGATGATGCCGTTGATCTGACGGCCTACCCTTTCCTCACCTGCTGGCCCGGTGACGGCAAACCGGATTGGCCGGGTCGATTCATCACTCTCCCGCTCGTTTTTACTCGTGATCCCGATACTGGCGCTGCCAACTGCGGCATGTACAGGGTGCCGGTTTTCGACGCTGCCCGGGCTGGTATCCGCTGGCATGCCGGTGCCGGCGGCGATCTCCATTACCGGAAGTATTGCCGTCGGCAGGAAAAGATGCCGGTCGCGGTGGCTGTCGGCGGCGATCCGGCGGCGATTTTTGCTGCGACCCTACCGCTTCCCGAAGAACTCGACGAAATGTACCTTGCCGGGTTTCTCAGGCGCGCGCCGCTGCCGATGGTCCGCTGCCAGACTTCCGACCTGCTGGTGCCGGCCGATGCCGATCTGGTAATCGAGGGGGTCATCGATCCGGCCGAAGAGGTAAGTGACGGGGCGTTCGGCAACCATAGCGGCTTTTATCAACCGGCCCGGCATGTGCCGCTGTTGCGGGTCAGCCATGTTACCCGGCGCCGGGATTGTATCTATCCGGCAACGGTAGTCGGCCCACCGCCCGCGGAGGACTGTTTCCTGGCCAAGGCGGCGGAAAGGTTTTTCCTGCCACTATTTCGACGGCGCTGGCCCGAGATTGTCGATATCAACTTTCCGCTGGAATGGATTTTTCACAACAGTGCGATCGTCTCGGTGCGGGACGGGGAAAAGGGGCGGGGAAGAGAGCTGATCAAGGCGATGTGGCGGTCGGAGTTGATGCGCCGCGCCCGGGTCATCGTGCTGGTCGGTGAGGATGTCGATGTTCAGGATCTTTCCCGGGTTGCCTGGCGGGTGATGAATGGCACCGATTGGCGCTCCGATCTGATCATTGATGATGACGGCGTACGCCAGCCCCGGTTTCCCTGGCTCGAGGGGCGGCTCGGCATCGATGCGACACGCCGGTCGGCGGAAGTGCTGGCCGACCCGGCGACGGTACGGCTGGTCGCGACCCGCTGGAGGGAGTACGGTTTCCGATGAATATGCGGCTTTTCCGGGGACTGGCTCTTTTGCTCTGGCTGGTGGTCGCCGGCTGTTACCATCTTCGCCTGGCGGCGACGCCGCTCGAAGAGGCTCGTTTTTCCGTGAAGTTACCGGAGGAGCGGGTAATGGCGGCAGTCAAGTTCCTTTTGCAGCAAGACGGCTACACCATCGAGTCGGCGGATGAGCGGGAAGGTATTATCCTGACCGAGTACCGTAATTTTTCAACCAAGGCCGGTGGCGTCACTCTGCCGGAAGGGGGCCGTCTCTATTATCACAAGCTGAAGGTGACGATCGGCAGCTCCGGAGCAGAAACGGTTGTGGCACTGGCCTCGGTCGATCTCGAAATCAGGTCGAGCTACGTTTACGAAGATGATGGTCGGGTGCAGGCGTTGAAAAAAAGGTACCCCTACGAGCAGTACCCCGGCATGTTCGACTTGTCGACCGTCACCTGGGAACTCAAGCGGGTCAGCGGATATCTGCAGACGGGGCTGCGGCGTGAGGCCAAAAATGGTTATTGAGGAAAGGGTAGCAATGGGCGCATTCGGCAAGGCCAGAGTGTTCCTGGAAATGATCAAGTTTTCCCACACGATCTTCGCCCTGCCGTTTGCGTTGACGGGGGCGGTACTGGCTGCCCGTGGGCTCCCTACCGGGTACCAGATATTCTGGATCCTCGTGGCGATGGTGGGAGCCCGCACCACGGCGATGGGCCTGAACCGGCTGATCGACGCGGATATCGATGCCCGCAACCCGCGGACGGCCGGGCGGGCAATCCCGGCGGGGCTGATCGGCAAGGGGACGGTTGTTGCCTTCATCGTTTTTTCAGTGCTGGTGATGCTCTATGCGGCGTTCATGCTCAACCGGCTCTGCCTCTACCTAGCCCCGGTGGCGCTCTTCTTCCTGGTCCTCTACTCGTACTGCAAGCGGTTTACCGCCCTGGCGCACGTGGTGCTCGGCGTCTGTCTCGGCGCTGCCCCCATCGGTGCCTGGATCGCCATCCGGGGAGACGTGGCCCTGCCTGTGTTGTTCCTTGGGCTGGCCGTGCTCTTCTGGGTCGCCGGCTTCGACATCCTGTACGCGCTCCAGGATCTGGAGTTTGACCGGCAAAGCGGCCTGCACTCGATTCCGGTACATCTCGGCATTGCCGGTTCCCTCTGGACGGCAAGGGCTTTTCATCTGGTGATGCTCGGGTTGCTGGCAGGGGTGTGGTCGACGCTGGGGCTGGGGATGATCTTTCTTGTCGGACTCCTCGTCACGGCGACGATGCTGGGCTATGAGCACTGGCTGCTGCGGGGCGGCAATCTGGCGAAACTCGATGCGGCGTTTTTCAATATGAACGGTTACATCAGTGTGGTGATCTTCCTCTTCACTGCTGCCGACGTCTTGCTGCTCGGGGGGCGTTAATCATGGCGAAGCACTTCGTCATCGGCCTGACCGGCGCCTCCGGTGCCATCTATGGCTTCCGTCTTTGCGAAGAACTGCTCCGCGCCGGGCATCGCCTGACGGTGCTGGCCAGCCAGCCGGCGATCGAGGTCATCCGCGAAGAACTCGGCTTGAGTCTCCGCGGCGACGAGGCGACGGTCAGGACCGCTCTCTGTCGCTATCTGCAGACCACGGACGATACCCTTGCCTATTACGCCGCCGACAATCTCCTCGCTCCGGTGGCCAGCGGCTCTGCCGCTCCCGAGGCGATGGTCGTGGTCCCCTGCAGCATGGGAACCCTGGCGCGGATCGCCAGCGGCGTTTCGACGTCCCTGCTCGAACGGTGCGCCGATGTGATGCTGAAAGAGCGGCGCCCGCTCATCCTGGTCCCGCGGGAGACGCCGCTCAACGAAATCCATCTGGAAAACATGCTCAAACTGACCCGGATGGGGGTGCGCATGCTGCCGGCCATGCCCGCGTTTTACCACCAGCCGCAGACGCTTGCCGATCTTGTCGATTTTCTGGTCGGTAAGGTTCTCGATTCCCTTGGCATTGAGCAGACCCTCTTTCGGCGCTGGGGTGGAAAGGAGCAGTCATGATTTCACTGGCGGGCATCCGCGACAAAGTCGGCGCCGGAGCGCGGATCGATGATGACGAAGCGCTGTTTCTCTTCGAACACCACGACCTCTTGGCGGTGGGGGAGCTGGCGGCGACCGTCAACCGTCGCTGCAATGGCGAACGGGTCTTTTTCAACGTCAACCGTCATATCAATCACACGAATATCTGCGTCAACCGGTGCACGTTCTGCGCGTTTTCCAAGACTGCCGACGAGCCGGGTGCCTACCTCTACGACCTGGAAGAAGTACGTAACCGGGCCATGGAGGCGCTCAGCCAGGGGGCGACCGAGATCCATATCGTCGGCGGCCTCCATCCCGATCTGCCGTTCGAGTTCTATCTGGCGATGTTGCGCACAGTGAAGGAAGTATCGCCGACGCTGCACGTCAAGGCATTCACGGCTGTGGAGATCGACTACCTGGCACGGCTTTCCGGCCTGTCACTTGCTGAAACACTGGCACAGCTGAAGGAGGCGGGCCTTGGTTCCCTTCCCGGCGGCGGCGCCGAAATCCTGCGCTGGGAAGTGCGTCAGCGGCTCTGTCCGGAGAAGATCAGCGGCGAGCGCTGGCTCGAAGTCATGGCGGCGGTGCATGCCGCCGGGCTGAAGTCCAATGCCACCATGCTGTACGGCCATATCGAAACGTTTGCCGATCGCGTCGACCACATGCGGCGGTTGCGCGAACTCCAGGACCGGACCGGCGGTTTTCAGGTGTTTATCCCCCTGACCTTCCAGAAGGAAAATAATCCGCTCGGTCATCTCAAGCGGCCCGGCAGCGGCGGGGTCGACGATCTCAAAACTCTGGCCGTTGCCCGGATCTATTTAGACAATTTCGCCAATATCAAAGCTTACTGGGTGATGCTCGGCCAGAAAATCGCCCAGGTGTCGCTCGCCTTCGGGGTCAACGATCTCGACGGTACGGTGGTGGAAGAGAAGATCGGCCATGATGCGGGTGCGGATTCACCGGCGACCATGGGGCGTGACGAAATCGTTGCGCTGATCCGCAAGGCGGGGCGGATCCCGGTAGAGCGCGATACCCTCTATAACGAACTGAGAACCTTCTGATGCCCGCCGGAATGGTGATGACCCCTATGCTCCAACAGATCGAAGGCAAGCTCCGGCAGGGCGAACCGCTCGACCGCCGCGAAGGGTGCTGGTTACTGACCGAGGCTGACCTGTTGGCGGTGGGGAGGCTGGCCGACACGGTCCGCCGCCGGCTTCATCCCGAAGACGTTGTGACGTTCGTCGTCGACCGGAATGTCAACTACACCAATATCTGCGAATCACGCTGCAAGTTCTGCGCGTTTTATCGGGATGCCGAGGCGCCGGACGCCTACTTGCTGGGCGAGGCGGAGATCTTTGCCAAGATTGCCGAGCTGGTGGCCCAGGGCGGGACCCAGCTGCTGATGCAGGGGGGGCTCCATCCGTCCCTGGGGATCGAATTTTTCGAGCGACTGTTCCGCGGCATCAAGGAACGTTTCCCGACGGTCCAGAATCACTCCCTCTCCCCGGCCGAGATTACCCAGCTTGCCGCCGTTTCCCGGCTGGATATCGCCACGACGATCAGTCGGCTGCGGGCGGCGGGCCTCGATTCGATTCCCGGCGGCGGGGCGGAAATCCTGGTCGATACGGTCCGGCAGGAGATCTCGCCGAAGAAGATCGGTTGGGCCGGCTGGGCTGCGGTGATGCGCGAGGCGGCCCGTCAGGGGATGCCAACCACGGCAACCATGATGTTCGGCAGCCGCGAACGCCCCGCCGATATCGTCGAGCACCTGTTCCGCATCCGGGAGTTGCAGGAGGATGGCGGGTCATTCACGGCATTCATCCCCTGGACCTACCAGCCCGGCAACACGGAACTTGGCGGGACGACTGCCAGCGGCGTCGAATATCTGAAGGTCCTGGCCCTCTCGCGGCTTGTCCTCGACAATGTCCCGAATATCCAGGCCAGCTGGGTTACCCAGGGGGCAAAGATGGCACAGGTGGCGCTCTTTTTTGGGGCTAACGACCTGGGTGGGACCATGCTTGAGGAGAATGTCGTCGCCGCTGCCGGC contains:
- the mqnE gene encoding aminofutalosine synthase MqnE, with product MISLAGIRDKVGAGARIDDDEALFLFEHHDLLAVGELAATVNRRCNGERVFFNVNRHINHTNICVNRCTFCAFSKTADEPGAYLYDLEEVRNRAMEALSQGATEIHIVGGLHPDLPFEFYLAMLRTVKEVSPTLHVKAFTAVEIDYLARLSGLSLAETLAQLKEAGLGSLPGGGAEILRWEVRQRLCPEKISGERWLEVMAAVHAAGLKSNATMLYGHIETFADRVDHMRRLRELQDRTGGFQVFIPLTFQKENNPLGHLKRPGSGGVDDLKTLAVARIYLDNFANIKAYWVMLGQKIAQVSLAFGVNDLDGTVVEEKIGHDAGADSPATMGRDEIVALIRKAGRIPVERDTLYNELRTF
- the mqnC gene encoding cyclic dehypoxanthinyl futalosine synthase, yielding MLQQIEGKLRQGEPLDRREGCWLLTEADLLAVGRLADTVRRRLHPEDVVTFVVDRNVNYTNICESRCKFCAFYRDAEAPDAYLLGEAEIFAKIAELVAQGGTQLLMQGGLHPSLGIEFFERLFRGIKERFPTVQNHSLSPAEITQLAAVSRLDIATTISRLRAAGLDSIPGGGAEILVDTVRQEISPKKIGWAGWAAVMREAARQGMPTTATMMFGSRERPADIVEHLFRIRELQEDGGSFTAFIPWTYQPGNTELGGTTASGVEYLKVLALSRLVLDNVPNIQASWVTQGAKMAQVALFFGANDLGGTMLEENVVAAAGCTFRMSLQEMVDLARDAGFRPAQRTTLYRIVQEF